One genomic window of Muntiacus reevesi chromosome 4, mMunRee1.1, whole genome shotgun sequence includes the following:
- the TPRA1 gene encoding transmembrane protein adipocyte-associated 1 isoform X1 — protein sequence MDTQDLGASSPPPLAPNISVPHRCLLLLYEDIGTSRVRYWDLLLLIPNVLFFIFLLWKLPFARAKIRVTSSPIFITFYILVFVVALVGIARAVVSMTVSSSDAATVADKILWEITRFFLLAIELSVVILGLAFGHLESKSSIKRVLAITTVLSLAYSVTQGTLEILYPDAHLSAEDFNIYGHGGRQFWLVSSCFFFLVYSLVVVLPKTPLKERISLPSAWTPPPSSTSASSHPSSTWPSCAASLARSPRFSSPTNAKWTRPRSRTCTCPSPMRWPGGRARRRLGRPAHSSTRPGWPIWTTWPPCPATPAASTAWIVSAGRPSTPDAATPGAGPWRTASTGRPSMPDAATPGAGPRGTGRRGLGEGSPSGADEGPCPPSVPTSVQPGLLPLLAAPAPLGNAAPTMCPRAGRPPPPCSLGPGTGLLISHPHPRARASGWAEVCLFS from the exons ATGGACACCCAGGACCTGGGGGCCAGCTCGCCTCCGCCTCTGGCGCCCAACATCAGCGTGCCGCACCGCTGCCTGCTGCTGCTCTACGAGGACATCGGCACCTCGAG GGTCCGGTACTGGGACCTCCTGCTGCTCATCCCCAATGTGCTATTTTTCATCTTCCTGCTCTGGAAGCTTCCGTTTGCTCGGGCCAAGATTCGAGTCACCTCCAGCCCCATCTTTATCACCTTTTATATCCTG GTGTTTGTGGTGGCGCTGGTGGGCATTGCCCGGGCGGTGGTGTCCATGACGGTCAGCTCGTCAGACGCGGCCACGGTGGCTGACAAG ATCCTGTGGGAGATCACGCGCTTCTTCCTGCTGGCCATCGAGCTGAGCGTGGTCATCCTGGGCCTGGCCTTTG GGCACTTGGAGAGCAAGTCCAGCATCAAGCGGGTGCTGGCCATCACCACGGTGCTGTCGCTGGCCTACTCCGTCACccag GGCACGCTGGAGATCCTGTACCCCGACGCCCACCTGTCGGCTGAGGACTTCAACATCTACGGGCACGGGGGCCGCCAGTTCTGGCTCGTCAGCTCCTGTTTCTTCTTCCTG GTCTACTCCCTGGTGGTTGTGCTCCCCAAGACCCCGCTGAAGGAGCGCATCTCCCTGCCAT CTGCGTGGACGCCACCACCTTCctctacttcagcttcttcgcACCCCTCATCTACGTGGCCTTCCTGCGCGGCTTCTTTGG CTCGGAGCCCAAGATTCTCTTCTCCTACAAATGCCAAGTGGACGAGACCGAGGAGCCGGACATGCACCTGCCCCAGCCCTATGCGGTGGCCCGGCGGGAGGGCCCGGAGGCGGTTGGGGCGGCCAGCACACAGTTCGACTCGGCCGGGGTGGCCTATCTGGACGACGTGGCCTCCCTGCCCTGCCACGCCGGCAGCATCAACAGCGTGGATAGTGAGCGCTGGAAGGCCATCAACGCCTGACGCAGCCACCCCGGGGGCTGGACCGTGGCGGACAGCGAGCACTGGAAGGCCATCAATGCCTGACGCAGCCACCCCGGGGGCGGGACCGCGGGGGACTGGCcgcagggggctgggggaggggagccccAGCGGAGCGGACGAGGGACCCTGCCCACCCTCTGTCCCCACCTCTGTTCAGCCGGGGCTGCTCCCCCTCCTAGCTGCCCCTGCCCCACTCGGGAACGCGGCCCCAACCATGTGTCCCAGGGCCGGCCGGCCGCCGCCTCCGTGCAGCCTGGGGCCCGGGACTGGACTCCtcatctcccacccccaccccagagcccGTGCCAGTGGGTGGGCTGAAGTGTGTCTATTTTCCTGA
- the TPRA1 gene encoding transmembrane protein adipocyte-associated 1 isoform X2, with product MDTQDLGASSPPPLAPNISVPHRCLLLLYEDIGTSRVRYWDLLLLIPNVLFFIFLLWKLPFARAKIRVTSSPIFITFYILVFVVALVGIARAVVSMTVSSSDAATVADKILWEITRFFLLAIELSVVILGLAFGHLESKSSIKRVLAITTVLSLAYSVTQGTLEILYPDAHLSAEDFNIYGHGGRQFWLVSSCFFFLVYSLVVVLPKTPLKERISLPSRRSFYVYAGILALLNLVQGLGSALLCADIIEGLCCVDATTFLYFSFFAPLIYVAFLRGFFGSEPKILFSYKCQVDETEEPDMHLPQPYAVARREGPEAVGAASTQFDSAGVAYLDDVASLPCHAGSINSVDSERWKAINA from the exons ATGGACACCCAGGACCTGGGGGCCAGCTCGCCTCCGCCTCTGGCGCCCAACATCAGCGTGCCGCACCGCTGCCTGCTGCTGCTCTACGAGGACATCGGCACCTCGAG GGTCCGGTACTGGGACCTCCTGCTGCTCATCCCCAATGTGCTATTTTTCATCTTCCTGCTCTGGAAGCTTCCGTTTGCTCGGGCCAAGATTCGAGTCACCTCCAGCCCCATCTTTATCACCTTTTATATCCTG GTGTTTGTGGTGGCGCTGGTGGGCATTGCCCGGGCGGTGGTGTCCATGACGGTCAGCTCGTCAGACGCGGCCACGGTGGCTGACAAG ATCCTGTGGGAGATCACGCGCTTCTTCCTGCTGGCCATCGAGCTGAGCGTGGTCATCCTGGGCCTGGCCTTTG GGCACTTGGAGAGCAAGTCCAGCATCAAGCGGGTGCTGGCCATCACCACGGTGCTGTCGCTGGCCTACTCCGTCACccag GGCACGCTGGAGATCCTGTACCCCGACGCCCACCTGTCGGCTGAGGACTTCAACATCTACGGGCACGGGGGCCGCCAGTTCTGGCTCGTCAGCTCCTGTTTCTTCTTCCTG GTCTACTCCCTGGTGGTTGTGCTCCCCAAGACCCCGCTGAAGGAGCGCATCTCCCTGCCAT CGCGGAGGAGCTTCTACGTGTACGCAGGCATACTGGCGCTGCTCAACTTGGTGCAGGGGCTGGGGAGCGCGCTGTTGTGCGCCGACATCATCGAGGGGCTCTG CTGCGTGGACGCCACCACCTTCctctacttcagcttcttcgcACCCCTCATCTACGTGGCCTTCCTGCGCGGCTTCTTTGG CTCGGAGCCCAAGATTCTCTTCTCCTACAAATGCCAAGTGGACGAGACCGAGGAGCCGGACATGCACCTGCCCCAGCCCTATGCGGTGGCCCGGCGGGAGGGCCCGGAGGCGGTTGGGGCGGCCAGCACACAGTTCGACTCGGCCGGGGTGGCCTATCTGGACGACGTGGCCTCCCTGCCCTGCCACGCCGGCAGCATCAACAGCGTGGATAGTGAGCGCTGGAAGGCCATCAACGCCTGA